The nucleotide window GCCGAGGGGGATCGAACCTCTGGCCTCATGAACGCTATTCAAGGTCCCAACCGTCTGGCACCAGCACGCTTAGACCCAGGGGAACAACCTCGGCATTGACAGGAGTCTGCCCCAACACGTTCCCGTCGAACATCTTCCTGAGGGGCTCCGAGGTCTCTATGCATACCTTCCTGGTCCTGTGCAGGCTCACTGCCGGGTTCCCCAGGTGCCTTCCCTGGTAGGCTTTGGGTAGCGTCATCAGGAAGTCCGGTTTGGACATGGCACCTACCAGGACCAGGTCGAACATGCCATCGGTAAGGCTGGCCGTGGGGGCCATCCTGAGACCCCCGCCGGTCCTCCGGGTATTCATCACGAATACAGCCATGTACGCCCCCTCGAAGGAGCCGTTGTCCATCGTCACCCGCATTGAGACAGGCCTTAACCGGTTCAGGATGGTGATGATGGCGGCGAGGATGGCGGCGGAACCCTGGAAGAGGGAGGAGTGGGTGTTGCAGTACTGCATTACATCGGTGGAAAACCCTAGGCCCAGGATTATACCGAAGTGACCGTCAGGGTCACGGCCTACATCGATGCGCTGGGTTCTTGCCATGAGGAGCTGCCGGGCCGCGACCCCCATGTCCTTGGCCATGCCAAGGGTGAAGGCCATGTCGTTTCCGGTTCCAGCAGGGATTACCCCCAGGGCCGCATCGCTTCCCACGATCCCGTTCAGGGTCTCTCCCATCGTGCCGTCCCCGCCTATGGCCACGATGCGCCGCCACCCTTCCTTCACGGCCAGGCGGGCGAGTTCAGTGGCGTGGCCGGGGCCCTGGGTGACGGAGATCTCATATGGCACCCGGGCATGGCGGAACACGTCTTCGACCGCCCGGAGCCCTCCTTGACGGTACCCCTTGGCGGCCTGGGGATTGGCTATCAGATTGAACCCGTCCAGGCGAACC belongs to Bacillota bacterium and includes:
- a CDS encoding diacylglycerol kinase family protein, with the protein product MIANPQAAKGYRQGGLRAVEDVFRHARVPYEISVTQGPGHATELARLAVKEGWRRIVAIGGDGTMGETLNGIVGSDAALGVIPAGTGNDMAFTLGMAKDMGVAARQLLMARTQRIDVGRDPDGHFGIILGLGFSTDVMQYCNTHSSLFQGSAAILAAIITILNRLRPVSMRVTMDNGSFEGAYMAVFVMNTRRTGGGLRMAPTASLTDGMFDLVLVGAMSKPDFLMTLPKAYQGRHLGNPAVSLHRTRKVCIETSEPLRKMFDGNVLGQTPVNAEVVPLGLSVLVPDGWDLE